Proteins co-encoded in one Quercus robur chromosome 8, dhQueRobu3.1, whole genome shotgun sequence genomic window:
- the LOC126697213 gene encoding ras-related protein RABF1 codes for MGCSSSLPDRSSGQLAGLNSENGGVSDAKNLRVKLVLLGDSGVGKSCIVLRFVRGQFDPTSKVTVGASFLSQTIALQDSTTVKFEIWDTAGQERYAALAPLYYRGAAVAVVVYDITSPESFAKAQYWVKELQKHGSPDIVMALVGNKADLNEKREVPVQDGIDYAEKNGMFFIETSAKTADNINQLFEEIAKRLPRPASS; via the exons ATGGGTTGCTCCTCTTCTCTTCCAG ACAGGTCTTCCGGGCAGTTGGCCGGGCTGAATTCAGAGAATGGCGGAGTGTCTGACGCCAAAAATCTCCGTGTGAAG CTGGTCTTGTTAGGTGATTCTGGTGTTGGTAAAAGCTGTATTGTTCTTCGCTTTGTTCGTGGTCAGTTTGACCCAACTTCCAAG GTTACTGTTGGAGCTTCATTCTTATCACAGACAATAGCTTTACAAGACTCTACAACAGTTAAGTTTGAAATATGGGACACTGCTGGCCAAGAGAG GTATGCTGCATTGGCGCCACTTTACTACCGAGGTGCTGCAGTTGCAGTTGTTGTATATGATATAACAAGCCCAGAATCATTTGCCAAGGCACAATATTGGGTTAAG GAGCTACAAAAACATGGTAGTCCTGATATAGTCATGGCCTTAGTCGGTAACAAAGCTGATCTTAATGAGAAGCGCGAAGTACCAGTTCAG GATGGCATTGACTATGCGGAGAAGAATGGAATGTTTTTTATTGAGACATCTGCAAagacagcagataatataaatcAGCTGTTTGAG GAAATTGCCAAGCGACTACCCCGCCCGGCCTCTTCATGA